One genomic window of Punica granatum isolate Tunisia-2019 chromosome 1, ASM765513v2, whole genome shotgun sequence includes the following:
- the LOC116207774 gene encoding protein DMP2-like — MAAQIGAALGLFSAISSVAKKITSAFSKSSTTTSTTTTSNTTSSSSSSSSSSSTAFSSIGDLIKLLPAGTVFLFQYLSPITTNNGTCSATNKVLTSILIAVCGISCLISSFTDSYTGSDGSTHYGIATFSGLWPSSSSSSSSSSSTSLSSYRLRFKDFVHALTAVIIFAILSLLDTNTVKCFYPSFLTTKENIIKVLPIVIGSMSSTLFVLFPSSRNGIGSASSSSSSSTSSGTSSGNSTSTA; from the coding sequence ATGGCTGCCCAAATCGGTGCTGCTCTTGGATTGTTTAGTGCAATCTCTTCGGTTGCCAAAAAGATTACTTCTGCCTTTTCAAAATCCTCGACCACCACCAGCACTACCACAACCTCTAACACCACCAGTTCGTCATCCTCGAGCAGCTCTTCAAGCTCGACTGCGTTCTCATCCATCGGAGACCTAATCAAGCTCCTCCCGGCGGGAACTGTTTTCCTCTTCCAATACCTCAGCCCTATCACGACCAATAATGGGACCTGCAGCGCCACCAACAAGGTCCTGACGTCTATCCTCATTGCTGTATGTGGAATATCGTGcctcatctcctcattcaccGACAGTTATACGGGCTCTGACGGGTCAACCCACTATGGAATCGCGACCTTCTCAGGCTTGTGGCCTAGCTCCTCCTCGagttcctcctcctcctccagtACAAGCCTCTCCTCCTACCGGCTCCGGTTTAAGGACTTTGTCCATGCACTTACAGCAGTTATTATATTTGCAATCCTGTCGCTTCTGGACACAAACACGGTGAAGTGTTTCTATCCGTCTTTCTTGACCACGAAGGAGAACATTATCAAGGTCCTGCCCATAGTGATTGGCTCAATGTCCAGCACACTGTTCGTGTTGTTCCCAAGCAGCCGCAACGGGATTGGTTCAGCGAGTTCCAGTTCTAGTTCGAGTACCAGCAGCGGGACTTCCTCCGGGAACTCAACCTCAACAGCCTGA
- the LOC116212748 gene encoding uncharacterized protein LOC116212748, with protein MGTQVLRPQDCLTSPAVFLRRRSCNYGNSYSNPRVNHRPNRKQQQHAARPDKPDHRRRAASEPAISKRSSSDDLRGAGSRTGLVMEKVMILRRGESLDSKLKNEAGSRNDGGDNQPPRQQVRAAGFRSPVACGRCDMYAGSAFAVSPEPSSLPLPSFSKKKIAPIDDSATRDLRRLLRLD; from the coding sequence ATGGGGACTCAGGTGTTGAGACCGCAGGATTGCTTGACCTCTCCGGCGGTTTTCCTTCGCCGGAGGAGCTGTAACTACGGGAACTCCTATTCTAATCCTAGAGTTAATCATAGACCTAACaggaagcagcagcagcacgCGGCGCGGCCGGACAAGCCGGACCATAGGAGGCGGGCGGCGTCGGAGCCGGCGATCTCCAAGAGATCCAGCTCCGATGACCTCAGGGGCGCCGGCAGCAGGACCGGCCTCGTCATGGAGAAGGTGATGATCCTCCGGCGTGGCGAGTCGCTCGACTCGAAGCTGAAGAACGAGGCGGGCTCGAGGAATGACGGAGGCGACAACCAGCCGCCGAGGCAGCAGGTCCGGGCGGCTGGGTTCAGGTCTCCGGTGGCGTGCGGGAGGTGCGACATGTACGCCGGGTCGGCGTTCGCTGTCTCCCCGGAGCCAAGCTCCCTCCCGCTGCCGTCCTtctcgaagaagaagattgcCCCCATCGACGACTCCGCCACCAGGGACCTCCGGCGGCTCCTCCGGCTCGATTGA